The nucleotide window CATGATCGACATTCTCGGCCCGATGAGCGGTAACCAAAAAGTATTGCCCGGACTTCAGCTTCAGCTTTTTGAGGATTTTACTGGAGTTTACCTGTGCGTCATAGTGCTGCATCACTTCATAGATGGGATTGCCCGTGAGCACGATCCTTCTGCTCGGTACCCCTTCGCTAACCAGATGTTTCTTGCTCTGTTCCGTGTAAGGCATATTGATGGTGGAGATCGCATCAATAACTCTGCGATTCTTCTCCTCAGGCACATCCAGATCGAAGCAACGATTGCCTGCTTCCATATGAATAACAGGAACCCCCATGCGCTCAGCCAGCACAGCACATAATGCGCTATTGGTATCACCGAGCAGCAGTAATTTATCGGGTTTCTCCTGCAAGATCAGATCTTCCATCTGCGTAAACATCGAGGACAGCTGCCGTCCCAGAGAGGCCGCTTCATCCTGGAGAACGTAATCCGGTGCACGCAGGCCCATTTCCTTGAAAAAGAGACCACTGAGACTTTCCGTGAAGTTCTGTCCCGTGTGTACCAGAATATGATTGGACGCGTACTGGTCCAGCTTGGAAATGATCAGGCTGAGTCGAATGATCTCAGGTCTCGTACCCAGCACCGTCATGATCTTCATCGTAATCCCTGCCTTCATCTTGTATTGGAACCTTTGCGCCTTACTCGGCTACGTCCCGCCTTGGCAGATTTACGTCTGCGACTAGCCGATTTCCCCATATGTGGACGCGGTCCCTTCGTTGTACGGGGTTTCCCCTTACGTTTGCCAGTTCCCGAAGCTTGTTTCAACCCCTCACGGTCGCGACGAGTATGTGGTGCAAGTGACTTGCGTCGACGTTTCCCCGTTCTACCACCCTGTTGAATGAGCTTTGCAACGGAGCGAGCCGCTGCACCCGGAGCATCGTGACCCAATGCAATCGGAGGTAATGAGGAAAGTGGCAACGCCTGGATGACGCTCAGTGGGAATAAGAGTGCCCGCACTGTAGCAGGTTCCAGAGCCAGTACTGTGCGTAATCCGCCCTCTCCCCATGCGTACACAGGTCCATTCGGAGGCTGGATGTAGGAAAACCATCCGGGAAAACGTAACAACCACTGTGTCACCATCGTATGCAATTTCGTTCGGTAGGTTTCAATCCCGTAGAGCCTTTCCGCTTCTGTCCGATTGCGCCACCCCGTATCCGAGGCAAGCTCGGTATCATTCAGCAAGGTTGTCGCTAATGTGACAAGTGCTTCGGTATCCCCCGGCGGGGCCAGAAAGGCATCACTGCCTACGGATTCCATCAATTCCTTCAGCCCACCTTGGGCAAAGGCGATGACCGGTTTGGCAAAATAGAGACCCTCCAGTGCGGTCATACCAAATCCTTCTTTGACCATGCTCGGAATGACCACGATATCCATGGCGGTATACGCCAGAGATACGTTCTCTTCAAATGTGGTGAAGGTGAATCGGCGCGAATACCCGGATTTCTTCACCCGTGATACACACTCGTCGTAATACTTTTTATCCGATGGAGCACCGATGATCCAGAAG belongs to Paenibacillus sp. FSL H8-0079 and includes:
- the wecB gene encoding UDP-N-acetylglucosamine 2-epimerase (non-hydrolyzing), yielding MKIMTVLGTRPEIIRLSLIISKLDQYASNHILVHTGQNFTESLSGLFFKEMGLRAPDYVLQDEAASLGRQLSSMFTQMEDLILQEKPDKLLLLGDTNSALCAVLAERMGVPVIHMEAGNRCFDLDVPEEKNRRVIDAISTINMPYTEQSKKHLVSEGVPSRRIVLTGNPIYEVMQHYDAQVNSSKILKKLKLKSGQYFLVTAHRAENVDHAPHLLEIMTGLNQVAEEHGLRVICSIHPRTAIRIAEHLQLEMNPLVEFHEPFGFFDFVMLERHARCALTDSGTVQEECCIMGVPTVTMRRTTERPETVDCGSNVVSGLDAARIADCVKVMTQMSNDWDCPQGYKATDVSSKVVKFLLGGKMHV
- a CDS encoding glycosyltransferase family 4 protein, which produces MAMKPKLMLFSHVCNTRSITGAEKLLLHFMREIGSIFDCVLVVPQEGKLAGLARRFGIQVKICNLPMLHGVYTPYRGIADDAEHLRHTPAYQEAVSLIRETAPDMVLTNTCVNVMPAVVAKSLQIPVIWKITEIIHSNEHTTEAVQMIGRYADWIIGISETAVAPFHEAGMGDKLTVISPTWEPALPAPDRWVHLRERKRKELGFKSSQTCIGYISSFIYDAKGLKPFVDMALKICETHSRCRFWIIGAPSDKKYYDECVSRVKKSGYSRRFTFTTFEENVSLAYTAMDIVVIPSMVKEGFGMTALEGLYFAKPVIAFAQGGLKELMESVGSDAFLAPPGDTEALVTLATTLLNDTELASDTGWRNRTEAERLYGIETYRTKLHTMVTQWLLRFPGWFSYIQPPNGPVYAWGEGGLRTVLALEPATVRALLFPLSVIQALPLSSLPPIALGHDAPGAAARSVAKLIQQGGRTGKRRRKSLAPHTRRDREGLKQASGTGKRKGKPRTTKGPRPHMGKSASRRRKSAKAGRSRVRRKGSNTR